ACCATGGGGTGCTGCTAGGAAACTGGACTGGAAATTATGATGGCGGGAAAAGTCCAAGCAGCTGGACTGGTAGTGTTGAAATActgcaaagctggaagaaatcAGGATTCAAACCTGTTAAATATGGACAATGCTGGGTTTTTGCAGCGGTATTGACTACAGGTATGCTTTATGTCATGTATGTAACCAACACTGCACAGATTCTGTTAAAGGAAGCACTGACAATACTTCCTACATTAAAGTCTTTCAGGACACTAGTAGGTCACGTGAAACTTCATATTCCAGAAATACAGCTTTCTGACTATGGTTTTCTATTGACTCCTTAGTGCTTAGATGTCTGGGGATTCCCACTCGTACAATTACAAACTTCAGCTCTGCCCACGATGCAGACAGAAATCTGCGTGTGGATGAGTTTTATGATGCAGATGGAAATCATTTGGACAGAGCAGCTGACAGTGTATGGTAAGGCTCTACAATATTTAACAGTAGGACCCATCAATGCCTATCAAGTCTTTAGGTGCAGAGTAGATTCTAATGACAAATGCTTTATTACCTTCTAAAAATCTCCTTAAAAACAactacacaaaataaaaaaacctacaaaataATACTACAAAATGCagtgttttcactttttctcaGTTAAGCAGACATGAGTTAAAGCAGCAAATTGAAGCCAGGGCAGGCAAAGTTACAGCTATGATGCCAAAGATGACTGAAAATTGGTCGTCTTACACTGGAAATATCACACTTGACTTCGATTAGAACTATACTTCAAAACCAGTTAATGTTACACCACAGAGGTTCAACAGAaccagctttcttgctttttcttttcttctttccttttttttttttcctgcagtgacATCATATGCAGGGAAAATAACTTATTATTAAGCATCAAATGCAATTCAAACAAGCTTGCGTCGAGCAAAGAACAGGTGCAGTCCCTCACTTTTTGCCTTGTTTACTCCCCTTCTTGTTCTGGAACCATTCTAAATATAAGTGATAAGTGTAAATGTAGTATCATGCTGTAAGGAAAATAGCTAAAGCTAAGGAAGTGCATATGCTCAGAACTTCTGGAGGAAAATAGGCTCAAGACATTTTGTATAATTTTACAAATTTGCCttctgaccttgaatatttatGTCTGTTCCACAATGCAATCCTCAGTTCCCATCTAGTTGATATACTCAGGATCAGAGTGGACATGGTCAGATTCAGGCAAGAACCTATGCAAATTAAGGTCTTTAATACATTTAACTAAGATTACTGATTAATGGATGAGAACAGGAATTTAGAAATACATACTTTGTTCATTCTCACATGTAGGAATTTCCATGTCTGGAATGAAAGCTGGTTTTCCCGCAGTGACCTGGGCCCCTCATACAGTGGATGGCAAGTTCTGGATGCAACTCCCCAAGAAGAAAGTGAAGGTACACAGATTTTAATTCAGGAATACTgatgaaaaattacaaaatcaGTCTACcttcagagagaaggaaaaaaaagtaaaactattgtaaaagtaatttctcaTCCTGCTCAGAAATGGAGTGGCAGAAGAGAGAATACTTTATCTATTGCATTAGAAAAGCCTCATATCAGCTGTGGATGCCAAGAAGCAAACTAGACTTCTAGGAGCAGTCCTTCACAGCAATTCCTATATTTCCTCTGTAGGTATCCCGGGCTATTGAAAATCGACAGATACTATAAAGTAAATCAAGTATACCTTCAGAATAAATACACCAGACATAGATGACTGGCCTGGTATGAGGTTCTATGTGGATGAAAAGGCTCAAATGGGACAACAGCACCGGGCAATTCAGGAGTCATTGATAAATATCTGTCTAGTAATCTGCTTACCTTGAAAGAGTTGATTAggtctaaattatttttttcttgatgccATAGGAATTTATCAGTGTGGTCCTGCCTCAAGGCATGCCATCAAAGAAGGAGATGTAGATCTGGACTACGACTGCCCATTCGTATTTGCAGAAGTGAATGCAGACTGTATGTACTGGAATTATGACCCTGcaaccagaaagaaaacattaatattCTCTAAGTCTACCGAAATTGGCCAAGCCATCAGCACAAAGGCAGTTGGCAGAGATGACCGCGTAGATGTCACCAACGATTACAAATATGAAGAAggtaaataaaaacattgattACATAGCTGCTTCATTCCCAAACACATATAAACTTTAAGATAGAAGTCTCTTGGTGGGCACTTTTGGACATCTACAAGGTAGGAGCAAAATTTTATTCAGTTctaacagaaaagggaaaagaaagtaaagagtAAAAAACACTGCCTTGCCCTTTCTGAATTGCTGCTTTGTGGGACCTAAATAAGGCAGGTTCAAATATCTCTGAGGAGAGCATTCATTATTCTGCTCGCCTATTACTAACGTCTACTGGTTGCCTCTGCTTTGTGAGAATTAGTCTACAGCCCCTTTACCTGAAGCAGGCTGAAAGGCCTATTACAGAAACCTAAGCTAAAACAACAGCTAGGCCCAAGAGAAGCAACTCCTTCAAAGGGTCAAACAGCACGTAAAATCATCAGACTTTTAGCTTTGATAGTGCAGAAAAAAGTTACAATCACAAACTGAATTTGCAAGCACAAAGAACGAACATTGCTATTGGAAATATACGTCAGAAAGGTGAAAAGCAGGATAAAGTAGCGCCCAGATAACCAGCTCACATTGTATACTGGctctggctgggatggagttaatGTTCTTCAGAGCTGCCTTGCTAAAAGTATAGATAACAGCTCAGCTATCGCTGAGCAGTACTTGCAGTGCTGAGGCTGTGGGAGGGTGAGAGGCTGGGAAGGGAGCCAGCCAGGACAGatgaccccaactgaccaaaggtaTATTCCATGCCATATGACTTAGTGCTCAGCAACAAAAGCTCagcaaaaggcagaggaaagaagTAGAGTGGCATTCGTGGTTATGGCATTTGTATTCCCAAGCAACCATTACGTGCATTGAGGCCCTGCTTTCTGGGAAGTGGCTGGAcatctgcctgctgatgggGAGTAATGAATATgttcttctttttgctttggtttctcTGTTAAACTGTCAGAATCTTGATCCATGAGTCTTCTTGTCTTCCTTCTGTTTCCTCCCCATCCTGTGGGAATAGGAAGTGAGAAGCTGGATGTTTGTCTGCTAGCCAGAGTCAACCCCAACCACAAGGTGCCGTCACCACTCCCTTCTATTAGAGGCCTTTTCTGTACTAGCAAATAAGAATTTACATTTCTAACTGCTACAGTCATAAGAAGGATTAGAAATGGGAAGAGTGAGAAACTTTGGACTTATGATTTTGTGTTACAAAAAGTGTTATTAGAGGGCCACTGACATTACGGACTACAGAGGCTCTAGTCACTTGAAAGTACAGATACTATGTTCTGACAGCTTGTCTCTAGCAGCTGGGGGAAATGAGAGATTCATGTTAACTGCTGAGGATAATTTTCATGGTTCTCTCTGACAGGgtctaaaaaagaaagagatatttttaaaaaagcccgTAAGAAGCTGGGACTTGAGGATAAATTTGATCCTACAGCACCAACACAAGAGGAAATCAATCAAAAGCCTGACATCTCAGGGAAGTTCAAGGTGGATGGTCCTTTTGAAGTTGGCAAAGATCTCAATTTAATTCTGATTCTTGCAAACTTACAGTCTGATGCTAAGACTGTTCATGTAAATATGACTGCTTGGAGTACTGTGTACACCAGAAGACCAGTTTATGAGATCTGGAAGGACTCCATATCTGTCACTCTATCTCCTAAGGAAGGTAATTTTTCTAACAACTTTTAATCATAATTGTACAATTGTTCTATCAGTAAATGGGCACTAGAAGTTGGTCAGCTTGGGGGAAATAGCTCTAACAAACtgcaatttttaatttctatgtagaaaaagatgaaaaaaattacattgcaCTTACATCAAAAAGGCATGTTTCACACCATTATTTCCTTTAGTACTATTCACATTTTGGAAAATGTCTCTAAAGAGTGAAAACAAGATGGTGAGTAAATATGAAGtttcattttaacaaaatttcataaaaaagaggaagacaacataaaagcacagaaatcaaCTCCACCTAAAAATGTTCTGGTCAATTATGAGGGGCCTTACTGAATGGTAGCAGGACATGGCTAACAGCAGAAACAAGAAACTTGATCCATTAGCACATTAGCATGGAATTAAAGTGTGAGGAGTAGAAACAGCTCTAATAGACCACTAAGCTCCACAGAGAAGAAAGTTTCCCTTGAAGAATTTTTGAGGCATAAAGGACTTAAGATtttagggtttgttttggtttggtttgtttagttttttttttcagatagagTTTGATAGCCTTATGGAAGAAATTCTCTACCTAGATATGAGTATTGTTGGAAAGATGAAATCAAGTTACCATTAGGAGCTTGGGTAATAGATATATCTGCCTCTCTAAAGTGAACTGAAAGATCACTGATTCACTACTGATACTATATTGTATTAAGCATAGGCTTTGAGTCACtatgagaagcagaaataatgtGTCATTTCTTTACTACATAATTTGACTTCTGGAATTGGTATCTATTAGCTTTTTCTAGAGCACTACAAATTGGATGGTCAGTGAAGACAGTTTATCTGCCTAAAAGGGCACTAGAGTCACGCAGGCACGCTGGGGTACCTTCTGCTCACACAGGCTGTGTTAAACCAGTGGCTGAATTCACCAGTCAACAGAGAGTTCTTCCCCAGATCTGATGGCAAGGACCATCCgatatttttgttctcttcaaGACATACTCGGTTTGCTAGGATTTGTAGTTAACAAATCTGTTGCTACTGGAGGATTCTAGGAAATTCACATTGCCCCCATTTTCTTGCTTACTTTGTGGGACTATGCATTGGTGACTTGCCatcttttcttgtgtttttcatCTGCTGTATAAAGCTGGAAAGTACTCTGAGGTACTTTCAGTACCTCAGTACTTTTCAGTGTTTGCATGCAGCACAGCTACTCTACAGTTCTTCTGAACTTGATGTTTATAGTATGAATGGCCGAAAATGTGGAATTGCCTGGATTCAGAGACAGAGGacatcccttccaaaccattgGTCCTTGACTTGAATTACAGCATGGAAACTACTGTAAAAACAGATGATTATAACATGCAGATAGGGCTaggaaagataaaataaatgtaaagacGTCATTCAGCTCGTGTCAGTATATCATGAGCAAATACAGCACGTCCCATAACAAACTAAGTGGTCCTGGCAAGCTCCTTAAACTCTAGCTGTCTTGTCTTTCAGAGCAACTGGGAGGAAAACAAGCCAGGCAATATAGTAGTAGGGAATGGAAGAGAGATAACATTGAAGAAAGCCTTTTCTTGCTACAGCAAACTGATAGAATTAAGTTTGGCAGTGACAGCTGAAGGCCTTCCTAGTCCCAGATACAGCATAAAAGGAGAACACTAATATTAGTTATGAAACTGTGAGTTTATATAAAGTGCCTatcaatttttatatttttttttctttcagagaaacaATTTCCCATTAAGATATTGTACCCTGAATATCAACAGAAGCTAACTACAGACAAAATGATCCAGGTAACAGCTTTATGTCATGTAGAAGGTGGGATCCAAGTGCTAGTGCAAAGAGACATCACCCTGGACAATCCTGCCATCGACATACAGGTAAATTGTTGCCCCTTTGCTctaactgcagcagcagtgaaagCGGAAAATGAGCTTTAATAAGCGCTTTCCTCCCTTAAAGAGATGTTCTGATCACATTCTGCCTTTGTCCATCATAGCAtctcataatcatagaatcaatacTATCTCCTCTTCTGGTGACCAAGACACCTGAGATAGAAAAGAATACCGAGAACCTCACCTTCCAAGCATTTTCTTTGCACAGGTACTTGGTGAAGCAAAAGTGAATAAAGAAGTGGACGTGGAAGTGATATTTACCAATACTATTGATGTGGAAGTGATGGACTGTTTGCTGCAGGTACAGGGCAATGACCTGCTCAGAGGAATCCTTGAGATAGAGTAAGTATGAAAAATGCCTTCTTCCCATCACTAAGGTTACATGAGCAAGAATGGAGGCATGGATGACTTGGAACTGAACAGTGTGttgaaacagcattttcttcttgctgtaaCTTGGGAGGCCAATCAGTGTAACAAGTCATAATGAATCACACAGCTCTGAACTAGCTCTTCATCTAACCTAGGCTTTGGCTCCATAGTTTGGGAGGGcaaataattgctgttgtaattGGAAAGAACTTGTTTTCCTGCCTATGCAGCAGCACTCCACAGTTCCAACAAAAACCACATCATTACCCACGCAGAAGATTCTGCTGAAGCTGCCTATGCAGCCAAATGGGCCAAATGAGCTGACCTTTCCTGCTCTGATCATGGGGCTAACAATAGGATACGCGACTGTTTCTGTCCATACTAAAACCAAATTCTAGCATACATTATTCAGGATTTTTCTTCACTTCATAAAGTGGACTGAGGTGTCAATCTCGGTGATAAGCTTCCTAAACAATTCATGTTTACATTGAACAAATATACATAAGTGTAAAAAGCAGATGCACCAATGtcctaaacaaaaataaacactgatCATTTAAACACAGGTTGTGATCTCAAAGGGTGGTACCTCTAAAAAGTACTACTGCAAGTATGCTTCATGCACGGCTATTCCAGACACAATAAATCACCACTAAGGAGGATAGCTTTTAAAGAACAGACTAAACCATGACTGGCAGCTGCTCCTTAGATGACTGAAGTTACCTTACTAAGGCCTGGAATTTGAACACAGCTGAAATCCATAAGGCAGGCAGGAACAGAATAAGGAAAATGGTGAATATTACAATACAAATTaggtttggtttggattttttcaataataataataaaaaagttttaGCACACTCATTTTTAGGCTCTTGCTTTCAGAACTCtacaaaataattctgttaGGAGATTATAATAAACAAAGTCAAGAAACTATTACCTGGTGCTGAAATGGTGAATGACAGGACTGAAACAAAACAGGTTCCTCCATTGTAGATCCCAGGCTCCTATTCTTATGCTATGGCAATCTTGTATCTTATGTTGCTCTTTTTCCTTTAGTATTTcacaactgaaacagaaattttcagGCTGTGCCCTGCTTTGTACAGATAGAAAATTGCACACAAACTTCAATACATGCGAGAAATGCAGTTATTTCTATAAAATACCTGGGATGTGGGAGTGTGCTCTTTAACTGAATACACACAAGAGTCCAAAAAAAGATACACAGCAACTTAACATTACCATATATACTTGAGCAATCAGGAATGCAACTAGGAACTATCCCATAATTTATAAGCTCTCCTGAGGGAGCAACCCCATTTTGTCTATCATACACATCTCTATCCTCAGGCAAGACAAGACAATATGACAGGGCAAGGCTGTTCGGGAAAACCATTAACATGAGTTtccaaaaatcacaaaatattttggtataaaacattttaaatttcgTCCAGAACTTCCTACTATgtaaacactgacattttcttggTGCTAAAATCTATTCTAATTCAGGAGTTATTATTAGAGGCTTCCTATTATTCCATTTTACAAATTCAATGATGTGTTTTACACCCTCCGTTCTGCATGAAGTTTTATCTTATGATAGCAGTGTGTCCCACTTCGTGTGCTTACCAGGGTCACTGCAGAATGTGTTCGTGAGTGACCTTAGTGCATGGGTTTGAGTATTTAAATTCCTACCAGAGAGCCGAGTCCTGTATGGTCCTTTCATGGCCATCCTACACTGAACTGATAGGAACTCTTACTTAAGATGAGAGATAGATTAGTGAAGAAACTCAAGCATCACGAGTAAGCCAGTTTTCAGcacatatttttccctttgtttcctaTTTCTAGCGTACCACGACTGAAAGCCGGTGAGAAATCCAGGACAAAGTTTAAACTCACTCCTATTGAGACAGGTCCAAAACATCTACTTGTTAATTTCTCCTGTGATAAATTTCCAGATATCAAGACCTTTAAGATGGTGAATGTGATTGACTAACATGAAGATTTACAATGTATGatctgtgtgtgtataaactgaaaaaaatgatgtaAGAAATCTTGTATAAGAAAGCAGTGAGAAAACTGGCAAAACAAACCCTAATTTCCTGCGATAAGAGGTTCCCAACATCATATCGTTGAAGTTTTAAATCaacatgtaattttaaataagcTGAGGAACAGCTGATTCTTTATTTACTGTTGTGATTGTCCATGCTATTAAAAAGAGCATCTTCTGTTCAGATATTTGTTTGACTTTTGTCTAGTTTTCTCTGGGAATCATTCTTTCTGACTCCAGATGTCTCTACACAACCAttcattatcacagaatcacagaataaccaggttggaagagacccaccggatcaccaagtccaaccgttcctaccaaacactaaaccatatccctcagcacctcgtccacccgtgccttaaacacctccagggaaggtgactcaaccacctccctgggcagcctgttccagtgcccaatgaccctttctgtaaattaattcatttttacaCATTCAAAGCCTTCCACAGCGATGTTTCGCCTTACTGCAATCACGATAGTAGAAACTAGCCAGGATGAGTTGCATTATTTATGTCATACAGCcttgtcttttctttgctgcaaaGTGtgtcctaattttttttcctttctggtaaATCACAGTGACCAAATGAGGCATAGGAAATGTTCAAAAGAAATTTAAGCGGTGTCcaattttaaagccatttgaAAAACACCATGACATAATTGCCTAGCCCTACACACACGACATTTTGTTCATGCTGATACTCTGCACTTGCTGGAAGTCTTCTTTGGGACTCAAAGGGAGAGTAATCTTAACTCTAAGGGTATTTTAACTTGAGAAGTATTAGGAATTCTTCACTACAGATTGTGTGTCCAGAAGTCATCCTTCAGAGTTCAAGTTTAACAAAACTTAAACCCTTCATGGGAGGACAGGTCCAGGCTAAATGCTGGGCTCCAGGAACAAGTGAACAAGGTGTAGTCCAGCGAGTGACTTGGTTTACGGACATTAATCGTACAATAGTAAGTCAATCGCTGACTGAAAATGATCAATGGAGATGAAGTAAATGGGAAGCTCAAGCATAGCCTTGGATTTAGAATGTAGATATACATTAATGACTTCTTTTTACGTCTCATGTACGCATGAAAACAACCAGACTATGCTGAAGTGAATGGCACTAGCAGAAATAAGAGAAGCTTGTAAATTAAGAGGGAATTAAAAGGAAGGCAACACCCTTCCCCTGCAACGCTCCACACGCACATAGAGTTAATGTGTCTTATTAAATGTTTGTGTACTTGGATAGAGACTCACAGAAGGGATCTTGCAACATTTTTGTGGAAGTTATACTGGTCTTCTCTTTCTAGTAAAAAAGTACCATCAATACAAGTTTAAGGCTGGtgaaggactgtttacaaaggcctCCAGTgacaggaagaatttcttcacgatgagagcggtgaggcactggctcaggttgcgcagggaagttgtggatgccctattcctggaggtgttcaaggccaggttggatggggccttgggcagcctgatctagtgggacgtatccctgcccatggcaggggggttggaacttgatgatctttaaggtcccttccaacccaaactattctatgattctatgactctatgataaGGCACAACATGGTTGCCCTGAGGATAGAATAGTGCAATGCCTGAACATTAAACAAGATTATTAAGGAGATGAATGAAATCAAAGAGTAAAGTTACAAAACCACACTGCAATTTTGTGACTCTGAaacaagggaaaaggaggaacaaAATACTTTGAATGACGGGTAGGAAGAATTGAGTTTGGAAAAACACCTGTGACAAGGTTAAGTCATTAGTCACTTAGGAACCATGACCGCTGCATTCCAAAGGGATTAcaaaagcagctgctgatgCTTTGCTGTGGTGAAGGTGCAGACCAGCAGTTTGGGATGTAGGCCAGTCTGACAGACGTTCTGGTGGCTTGGTGAACACCGCTGTGGGCGTGCCATAGGGTTAAAGGAGGTGGTTGCATCCAAGACAGAAAAAGTGTTCTGAGATTTAATTACTTACGTGAGtagcaaggaagaagaaaggaaacagtcaTACTTCTGAGGGAGCAATGCGCAACGTCTGAAGCAATCACCGTAAGTACTGAACACCCAAACTTAAAAACTGGTCGATGCGGTTTGTCACTAGGGCTGTGCATGAAGATCAGGTAACATCAGACGCTTGTGGCTCTTATGGTTTCCAAGGAATATGCattaaggaaaagagaaaaagaccaACTGAAGTAGTTCTGTGAACAGCAATCAAATCCACTTGAGTTGATTCCTGGAACAATTTTTGACAGCCTGAACAGCCTGGAAACTTCCAAGAGAAGGAAAGACCTCTGAATTATAACGTAAGTGGCGATACACCATACCTGATATACTGCTGTCAAGTGTGAAAAGGTTtagtgttttcctttcagtacaAGGCTAGCATCAATGTCATGT
The DNA window shown above is from Phaenicophaeus curvirostris isolate KB17595 chromosome 18, BPBGC_Pcur_1.0, whole genome shotgun sequence and carries:
- the LOC138728639 gene encoding protein-glutamine gamma-glutamyltransferase E-like, whose protein sequence is MGQAATQPSISWHLKENARDHHTSKFSSKELTVRRGQPFTVTFNGIEEPGQNLTFTAETGPKPSKPAKTEVTFGISSTVSKESWSAVLQSTSSNSVSISISSPPNAIIGRYKLSVRSTASGSSSSASLGTFVLLFNPWSSGDDVFLSNKAECEEYVLEEFGIIFAGNKNHINSFGWNFGQFQEDTLNICLSMLDRSLNYRQDPVTDVSHRNDPKYLGRVLSAMVNANDDHGVLLGNWTGNYDGGKSPSSWTGSVEILQSWKKSGFKPVKYGQCWVFAAVLTTVLRCLGIPTRTITNFSSAHDADRNLRVDEFYDADGNHLDRAADSVWNFHVWNESWFSRSDLGPSYSGWQVLDATPQEESEGIYQCGPASRHAIKEGDVDLDYDCPFVFAEVNADCMYWNYDPATRKKTLIFSKSTEIGQAISTKAVGRDDRVDVTNDYKYEEGSKKERDIFKKARKKLGLEDKFDPTAPTQEEINQKPDISGKFKVDGPFEVGKDLNLILILANLQSDAKTVHVNMTAWSTVYTRRPVYEIWKDSISVTLSPKEEKQFPIKILYPEYQQKLTTDKMIQVTALCHVEGGIQVLVQRDITLDNPAIDIQVLGEAKVNKEVDVEVIFTNTIDVEVMDCLLQVQGNDLLRGILEIDVPRLKAGEKSRTKFKLTPIETGPKHLLVNFSCDKFPDIKTFKMVNVID